The DNA segment TGTAACACTGATTCAGCTAACAATGGATCGGAATCACCACTAAAGCGAACATTGACTAATACTTGTGGAAACTTACTCATACCAGAGCGTAACTCTTTCAGTGTTAAGCCACTTTGTACCATAGCAGCTAATACTAATAAGCTTGATACAATACCGTCACCTGTGGTGGTGTGATCCAGTGAAATAATATGACCTGAGTTTTCACCACCAATACGCCAGCCTTTCTCAAGTAGCATTTCAACGACATAGCGATCACCAACAGCACTTCGCGCAAACGGTATGCCCAATGACTTAAGCGCTAACTCTAAGCCCATATTCGCCATTAATGTGCCAACGACACCGCCTTTTAATTCACCGTTACGCAGTGCATCACGTGCAATAATATAAAGGATTTCATCGCCGTCAATAACATAACCAGTATGATCAACCATCATCAGACGGTCGCCATCACCATCATAAGCCACACCAAGATCAGCGTTTTCAGCAAGTACACGTGCCGCTAATGCTGCGGGTTCTGTTGCACCACAACCATCATTAATGTTTAACCCATTTGGACTGACACCAATCGTGATAATTTCAGCACCTAACTCTTTAAATACGTTGGGTGCGATGTGATAAGTTGCGCCATGGGCACAATCTAGTACAATTTTCAGGCCTTTTAGGCTAGCACGTGATGGGAAGGTACTTTTACAATATTCAATATAACGACCAGCCGCATCTTCAATACGTACTGCTTTACCCAGTAATGCCGACTCAACACAGGTTAATTCCTGTTCTAACTGCGCTTCAATCGCCAATTCAACTTCATCTGGTAATTTTGTACCGTTAGCAGAGAAAAATTTAATACCGTTATCATGGTATGGGTTATGCGATGCACTGATGACAATACCTGCTTCTGCGCGGAACGTACGCGTTAGATAGGCAACTGCCGGTGTCGGCATTGGCCCCATAAACGCAGCATCAAGACCTGCCGCTGATAAACCCGCTTCTAAAGCACATTCCAACATGTAACCAGAAATACGTGTATCTTTACCGATAAGGACTTTCTTAGTGCCTTGCTGTGCAAGTACTTTACCTGCAGCCCAACCCAATTTAAGTGCAAACTCAGGTGTAATTGGTGCTTTACCTACAAGGCCGCGAATACCATCGGTACCAAAATACTTTCTTGACATATTTAATCCCTAATATCTTTATTGTTAGTCGAGATTCAACTCAACTCGTCTATTTTTAATTTAAACCGTTACTTACGATCTATTGATTTAGTTTAATTATTTACTGCTGTTATCTGAATTACGCTTACTCGCACTATATTTTCTAATGCTATGTTTAAATACTGTTTTTACTAATGCTGTTTTTACTAATGCTATTGTTACTAATGCTAATGCTATTGTTACTAAAACTATTGTTGCTAAGACGGTGCTTAGCGAGCTGGGCCACGACAGCTAAAACATCCGCCGTTTCTCTAACATCGTGGACACGTAATATTTGTGCGCCAGCGGTGGCTGCAGCAGTCGCACATGCAAGACTACCGGCTAATCGCTGTGATTCATCACACTGCAATAAATTACCTATCATCGACTTACGTGAAACGCCAATCAGAACTGGTAAACCAAATTGATGAAACACAGGTGTGTCAGCCAATAACTGATAATTCTGCTCTAAGGTTTTACCAAAACCAAACCCTGGGTCTAGGATAATATGCTCACGCTTAATTCCCGCGTTAACACAATCGTCAATACGCGACTGTAAAAATGTTAACACTTCTGTCGTTACATTTTGATAAGACGGTGCGTCTTGCATGGTACTTGGTTGACCTTGCATATGCATAATGCACACAGGTACCGCCAGTTCAGCGGCCGCTTGTAGTGCCCCTTTT comes from the Moritella sp. Urea-trap-13 genome and includes:
- the glmM gene encoding phosphoglucosamine mutase encodes the protein MSRKYFGTDGIRGLVGKAPITPEFALKLGWAAGKVLAQQGTKKVLIGKDTRISGYMLECALEAGLSAAGLDAAFMGPMPTPAVAYLTRTFRAEAGIVISASHNPYHDNGIKFFSANGTKLPDEVELAIEAQLEQELTCVESALLGKAVRIEDAAGRYIEYCKSTFPSRASLKGLKIVLDCAHGATYHIAPNVFKELGAEIITIGVSPNGLNINDGCGATEPAALAARVLAENADLGVAYDGDGDRLMMVDHTGYVIDGDEILYIIARDALRNGELKGGVVGTLMANMGLELALKSLGIPFARSAVGDRYVVEMLLEKGWRIGGENSGHIISLDHTTTGDGIVSSLLVLAAMVQSGLTLKELRSGMSKFPQVLVNVRFSGDSDPLLAESVLQAVKEVELELADRGRVLLRKSGTEPLIRVMVEGEDEAHVLALANKIADAVKATF
- the folP gene encoding dihydropteroate synthase, translated to MQLNLTANSNNVKILDLNQPVVMGILNVTPDSFSDGGQYHGLDAAFNQAQKMVADGAKIIDIGGESTRPGASAVSLEEELARVIPIIKRIAAQLDVVISIDTSKAEVMRQAIAAGADIINDVRALQEKGALQAAAELAVPVCIMHMQGQPSTMQDAPSYQNVTTEVLTFLQSRIDDCVNAGIKREHIILDPGFGFGKTLEQNYQLLADTPVFHQFGLPVLIGVSRKSMIGNLLQCDESQRLAGSLACATAAATAGAQILRVHDVRETADVLAVVAQLAKHRLSNNSFSNNSISISNNSISKNSISKNSI